A region from the Thauera humireducens genome encodes:
- a CDS encoding glutathione peroxidase — MSPERAARRTSRAPRGQWSTLEGVPIMSVRCTRTLVSSPLLGASLLLTTAGASAQQALFDHQLRRLHSGETVDLAQRFAGQPVLVVNTASHCGFTNQFKELEAIHQRYKDRGLKVVGFSSDDFDQEADSEAKAAEVCFVNFGVSFDMFATIPVRGAGAHPLFRELARQAEEPRWNFHKYVIDRDGKVVASFPSRIRPDAPDVIRAIEKVL; from the coding sequence GTGAGTCCCGAGCGCGCGGCGCGGCGAACCTCGCGTGCGCCGCGTGGTCAATGGAGCACGCTTGAAGGAGTCCCGATCATGTCCGTTCGCTGCACTCGAACCCTCGTCTCGTCCCCGCTGCTCGGTGCTAGCCTGCTCCTGACCACGGCCGGCGCCTCTGCACAGCAGGCATTGTTCGACCATCAGCTTCGCCGCCTGCACTCGGGCGAGACGGTGGACCTCGCCCAACGCTTTGCCGGGCAACCGGTGCTGGTGGTCAATACCGCAAGCCACTGTGGCTTCACCAACCAGTTCAAGGAGCTCGAGGCGATCCACCAGCGCTACAAGGACAGGGGGCTGAAGGTCGTCGGCTTCTCGTCCGACGATTTCGACCAGGAGGCAGACAGCGAGGCCAAGGCTGCCGAGGTCTGCTTCGTGAACTTCGGCGTCAGTTTCGACATGTTCGCCACGATTCCGGTGCGTGGCGCAGGCGCCCACCCGTTGTTCCGCGAACTTGCCCGCCAGGCCGAGGAGCCGCGCTGGAACTTCCACAAATACGTGATCGACCGCGACGGCAAGGTGGTCGCCAGTTTCCCGAGCAGGATCAGGCCCGACGCACCCGATGTGATCAGGGCGATCGAGAAGGTGCTCTAG